The genomic segment AGAGAGATTTATTGTAACAAGCTGTGAATGatttattaaatgtattaaatattaGATGTAATAAATACTTACAGGGTCTCCACCAGATGCAAAAGAGATGGACTGCATGTGATGGTTGGCTATGATCtgcacaattaaaaatatattgcagACTTTATTTCAGATAAAAAGATAATCCATTCTCAAATTAATTGATAGTGACAGGCCTGGTCAAGAGAAcagaaaagttgtttttttatatcttgGTGATGCAGTGATTCATGatctaacattaaaaaaagagggcAGCAGGAAAATGGGGCGCTGCAGAAAATGGGAACTATGCAGAACAATATTGCTCTGCCTGAACTAACAGGCTAAGTTTGgtatggtgaaaaaaaatgaaataacatcACCATCTGAGTTTTATTTTGGTCTTGTACAGCTCTATTCTATATCATTTTTATGGGGATCAAGGAAATTTTAATTACTGATTTTAGCTGCTTATTTATTGGTCTTGGtttataaaaaaacagcaatttccATCCATTTTGAAATTCACAATGCAGAAAATGctcaaatataaatgaattgAGTTAATGTACAGTTCAGGTCTGAAAAAATGTGGATCAATggtttctaaaaataaattccaAAGTCTTGAAGATCACATTCTAAAATTTGCTTGCCACAaatagccgtccaatccatttaactgCCAACCCTctcagttcaaacggattgcaCACCTATCGCCATCAATTGCAGTCAATTGGTTAATATTATTGAATGACATATTTACTTGCATCCTGTACTTGCACATCTATCATTCTTAATGGTATACTAGTATATTATACTCCTACTTAGTACATTGATAAAAGGGTCTCTGaatgggtgtgtttgtgtgtacgaAAATATCAGAGTGGCTATAAATACCGAAGACATTACTGTCTTTTTTAACCGTACTTTGCCAAAAATAGCGTTTCAGCAGTTGTTGTTTTACACCTCACCTGTTTGCAGTCTGGTGTCATTAAGTTGAGGCTACTGGTGGAGATGTTTAGGTTGATGGACATCCCAGCAAACTGCAGATTGCTCTTCCCCAGGATGCTGGACAGAGCTTTGGATGGCGGCTATCACACAATAAAAATCGttcaatttcaattaaaaaaaatgaaattccaaTGAAATCACAGCCTGGCAGCACCTATTTGGAACACGTTGAAAGATAGAGCTCGTTCACAAATATATCAATAGAAGGCGTCAAATAGTAGAAGACGTCATTATGGTGGTTTGTCATTTCTTTCATCAACAATGCAAATAACATGAACGAAAATGGAAAAACTAcagattgtatttttgttggAACAGGTGGACACTTGTTGAACAAGTATATACCATAGATATTAAGGCCCATGGTTCGTTTCACAGCCAGACTAGATATGTTGGCTTGGTGAGTCACCGAAAAAACACGTGAAAAGAATTGCAGTGCGCGATGTGGGCGTGCCAAGCCCCCGCAATAATGTGCATGTAATCGTGCATACATTTGCATCAACAGGCACACGGTGCCACAACGTCTCATCAATTCTTCAATCTCATTATGAGGGTGTGTTATCTTCCGTTCTCCAGCCAGGAAGGATGAGAGGAAGATGAACAACTTAATTTGTTGGTCTCTACAAAATTGTGCATTTAAAGAAGATACATCAAAATTTAGAAGTAAAATAACCCCTTCCCTGCCTTATTATTTCACTTCTTAACTGCTATATACTGACCCACTCATGTCCCACATACTGTCTCCTTGTTTTCAGTGTCCACCAAATCCTCAAATTTGCCCAAAATACACGTTTTCTGTCCAAATTTATGCATACCTTTCGCTTCCGTAGACCTCCTTTGGTCCCCGGAACGGCCTCCCAGACCAAGCTGATGGCTTCTCTGTCAAAGAAataacaaccaaaaaaatatgtattagcTCTACCAGTAGGTGAAACCTCCATAAAGCAGAGGTTACATATTCCATTTTCTAtgtctgtttgtgtttttgatcattcaagaacaaataaaaggtattttttttaccaaacttGACATATATGTTTGTAATATAAAGTAGAAGGGATTAAAATTGAGGGTCATGGGGCTAAATTGATGTTGTTACTGTGCCCGCTCTAGCAAATAGgacaatgctttgaatttggctgcttaggcggGAGTCTGCTGAAAATGTTCTAATTATGagaaaaatgattcaaatattCTGAGGTGGTGGAGGGGGAGGCTGATGAATGGATTAGTCATTGTTGGCCTTTCCTAGTCTTCATGTTCACATGCATGTTACGATGAAGTGACGTCAGAAAAGTGAACCCAGATTTACCTTGTTATTTGCGATCTTGTGGTGAAATCTAAAGATCTCATTGATCTCAGCACTTCAATGCAACCCAGATACTAGAAAGAAATAACAGAAAGATGTCACAAAAGAGCGTCATTAAATTTCAAAAGGCTTCAACGAGCATGCATAACAATCATTGTTTTTGGAACATTGGATGAAGGCTATAAACTATCTGTTGAAGACACATTAGAACATTTGCGACACTACATTGCCACCAGCGAAACCCCGTCGTAAACCGAAGACGTCATAAGAAATTGTACTTTGAACCAACTTAACACTAGAGCCGTAAAGTTGCAGtacagtttgaaaaaaaaaaggatctatGCTAACTTTGCCTCATAAGATCCCCTTGTAATGCTATTCATTAGTCGACACCTACTCACAGGGAGTACAGACCAGGAACACTTTGTACTGTTGATGAGCGCCGCTTTCATCACCAAGCATGCACAAAACACATTTCCCCAAGCCCTCCCTGCATCACtcatttcctgccattgacgactATAGACATACAATTCGTTGAAATTGCGAGGACTGGCTATTAAAGATCATCTTTGAGTTTCAGCCAGACGTCACTGACAACCAAAttagcagttaacaatgaaaatataaaaatattcttCATTCTCCTTAATTTCAAGAGCAGCACAAAAATCCAAATAACCCGAACCCAAAATAATTTGCTATCAAATATTGCATCCAGTTACATTTCAGTATGAATACGTCAATACTTTTAGATATTTTTGACAACCCAACAAACCACAATGCAATTCCTTTTAATGTACTTCATTACTTAACTGCAGATAGCAGTTCATGTGTAATTGGGGTCATGGGTGAGCTACAGCTACAGACTATGTGGGTGAGGCAATGTACATCCAGGGTTGGTCATCAGCTAATCATAGTGTGGGAGCGAGAGGATTTATTTGTACAAATGCATTTACAACAAATCCATGTCTTTTGTGTCAATGCTAAAGGCAAGATCAATGTCCACTGGAAGTAATGGCACATGATGGGTGAGGGGGCGACCATGTGACGCTAATTTGAAGCGACGTTAAACTCAAAGGGCCTCCTGCGTAAAATGGACGAGTTCATTGATGCCGACTGGCCTAAATGTGGTTAACGTGAACTGACATGCAGACGCTTTGTCGGTGTTTGCTTATGTCGTATGTTGCTGTATGCAAAGCCCATATATTATGCTTTTTGGACGAACCAATAGTGTGATTAGTTTAAAGCAACTTCAgttttttgccttttaaaagtataaaataacgcaacatatatactatatattaacGAGAGTTAAAAAGTATAATAGGTGTGCTTTAAAAGGAAACaggtaaaaaaagggggggggctACATTTTCTATTCACTTCACACCTCAGCTTCATCAGTCCTGCCGGTGACTCATTTCCGGCATGATGACATTCACAGCGCAGCGCCGTGTGCTCCTTTCAAATGATGTATGTTGGCCATTGACATAAGATGCTCTTCCTtggttattttctttattttcttacCCCTGCTGCTAAACTCACCCGGCCACAGCCCACTGGGGAATAAAGATATCAACAATGCTACCGAAGCACATAAGGAAGGTGCTAACGTATTAAAAGACAACACCCACAGATGACCTTCAAAAAGGAAGCTTTCCAGGCTGATGATCTTAGCCAACTAGGTCAACTGTAAAGTATTGATTCATGTAGATTTCAATGGCCATAACACAGCCAGGAACAAACATTAGAGCTATTTCTTAAAATACCATACACCATATTTTTCAGGCTATGAATCACACTACAGCACCCTAAAAAAAGTAGTGGGGAAAATGTCAAATACATATTTGAGTCGCACTGGAataaaagttgcatttttgggtggTATTTTAATTTATCAGTGACCAAGATCAATCATTATACATACATTGTGGTAATAAGAATTAAATGACAACAAGCTGAGTAGGCTTGCTGTAATTTAACCTTTATTTAGATAACTAACGCCTAAACAACACGACAAAAAAGGACGAGTGTGTTACAGCACACTGCAGGCTGTgaccaaaagcatgcatggtctCTGCGATCTAACTTATAGCTCTGCAACGAATTGATCAGTGcacatacaaaattaaaaaaatataaaactgaaATCAAGATTCGAGGATTGATGGGAACTGGCCCGTGCTACATGGCTACCAAGTTTCTGGACGATCGGTTTCCGAAAGACGAAAGTGTAGGACTTCAAAGTTAGTGTccacaagaagaagaacaacaacaactgacatgtcacaggcccagccaaactattaaaaacatgataTATATATTGTTATCTCTAGATTTAAATGGATGGATGTGAATGTAATTGGTTGTCTTTCCCAAAGTGTGTTTTGAATGGTGACCAATCCTGGTCTATCCTAAGATTTGGAACTCAACAGAATCAGGCTCCAAGAAATCCATATGAtgttagtgtgaatggttgtctgtcttcacGGGTGTCTGACGACTACCTGGGGACCAATCGTGAGTGCAGTTTGACACCAAAGACAGCAGTTGAACAAAAACAGATGTCAATTAACTAACGACGGTAGTCAAATCTAGTAGTGTCAAAGATATTCAAATTCACAACAAGGGACTAACATTCAAGACTTACCTTAACAATATACGTCACTCCTGGACCTGAGATCTTCTCACTGGAATGCAACCACCCTCTGAAGGGTTTGCCCAGCGGTCCAGAGTTCCAGTCCTCCCTACCGGGTGGAAGCTCATCCAGCCCTCTCTTCTTGTTCACGCTGGCGGCACTCTCCGTCGTCGGGAGGCAGGGCACCGCCGTCGCCGAAGCTCCCGGGTTTGACCCCGGGCTTCCTCCACCTTGCAGCTTGGCCACCGCCAGGTCCTTAACCGCCGAGGGCAGACCCTTGATGCCGAGCAAGCTGCCCGAGTTGGTGAACTTCAGGTTGGACACCTTGTTGATGAGGGTGCACAAGGGCGTACCGCCATCGTCCGGGTGGTCTTGGCCGACGGCGGCCACGGGGCCGGCGGGAGCGTTGGAGGCGGCCGAGGGTTGAACGTCGGCGGGGGGCGCGTAAGGCGGTTCGGGGCTGGCCGATAACTTGGGGTTCATGGACAGGCCGTGGACGATGTCATCGACGGACGTCACCGACTCATTCCTGAAGCGGTTGTATTTGGTGCGGTGAAGCATACCCTACGCCTCTGCTCTGTCGTGGCGCCTCAAGCGACACGCACCGCCCGCCTCCTTGCCGCGACGATTACCCTTTCCTTTAACATGGCAGCAACAGACGTAGCGGTGGTAGGCCCCTCTTTCGAGCCCTGATGGGCAAAATCTGGCGCTTCAATCCGCTCAGGAATGGGAAAACAAGGTAAATCCATGGAAACAAGGCAGGGGAGGTTGTTGTTGTGGTTTCCAGTGGTGATGCTTCAACTGCTGctcgcagcagcagcagcgatGATGCCTTCTGTAAAAGAggcaaaaatccagaaatcgaAGGGAAGGTGATGGCGACGGAATCGATATGGCTGTTGCCTTCTTGCCTATAGCTGCTGCCAGCTCAGAGCTGGAGCATGACTCACTGATGTGAGAAAACCTTCTCAACAAAAGGGTTGCTGAACACTGcaaatcacttcctgttggaggGAGGGCGGAAGGCAGGGAAGGGGAGGAAAAACTCCCACTCACAGCACTCTAGAAACAATCACTTAATAAACTCCTCGACTTGTttaatgtatttcattttctaTTATTTATACGAGTGCCTTTGTGGTTGTTGtagtcaaaaatattttttttccatggaaTATTCTGAGGTAGGTTAATCATCTTGTTGagaattttagttttaattcaTCATCAGACACATTTATGCGATAGCTCAAATTTGGTAATAAAGAAATCTTAGATAATTAGTGACTTTACCGAAAAAGATAATTTGACTCAACTACATTTGTCagccattttaaagaaaaactaaGACACCTACCACTAAATAGCAAGACGGACCCTATAATAATGTCAAATCTTGGATATTAAACGAGACAATTAGAGCAAAGCGGATGATACCACCCAAATAAACCCGCCCTGGGCGTCATCTTTCCCAGGCGAGGATGAGTCAGTGaaggaggagggaaaaaaagcgcAAGCGGCAGTCTCCTTGATGGTGGAGCATCCACAGTCGCCGTGGCAGCAGGGAAGAAAGCGCGCAGCCCCACGttcacacacgcaaacacacactatTCATGTAAAAAATGTCCTCTAGCCTTCTAGAATGGCAGCGGCGCTCATTCATGAGCAGCTTCTCGCTCACTCTGCTGCATTTCGCACTGCAGTCTCCCTCCCCGACAAGGCAAATATAGAAGGcaggagggaggaaaaaaaaccctgccCTTCCCTTCTTCACACAAGGAAAGAAGATGAAGagcagaaaaagagaaaaaaggatGAAGGGGACCAAAAAGGAAGGTTTATAGTCCTGGCTGTGAATGAAATAGCCGGCTGGCATACCAACGTTTCTGTGAATGAAAGCAAGGCCGCTCTGCTCGGCTCGGctccgctgctgctgctgctgcaagGCAATCCCTCTGGACGGCTGCTGCCATCCAATGAGCAGCCGGCTGGATGACTCATTCAGGGGAGGCTTGCAGGATAGTGGAAGAGACCATTGCTGGGAGTGCAGGTGAGAATGCTCgttttcacttaaaaaaagacaggaaaaaTAAAGTCATTCATCAGCTTACAAGGCGTTATCttcttaattcattggctgccattgacagccattGACAACCTGGATTCGCTGCCATCTACTATTGTCATGATGCTAAAATTGCCAACTCAATATTGATAATcacccaaaattatttttggacaattaaatgttttttcaatttgtttaattttaatttattacgTTTTAATGAAGTTTCTCCattgatggtcattttttttgaaaaataaaccttTGAATTGATGTCAGAGTCAAATATGCAGGTTTGAAAATCCTAAACCCAGTGATATACAAAGCAAAAATCCAAATCATACGTCTTCGTGGTTTTGTTTCAATTTCTTCCTTACAAAATGTGTAACAGCATGTAAATCATGTTTTATCCACTTAATATTTGTTAGTATAAATATCGTAGTCAAAAATGAATGTGCTGATTGGCCAGGAGGATATTTTTGTTATCTGTGATCTATTGCTTTCCCCAAAGTACTTGTAtgtatttcacaaaaaaattaaaaccccTTATAGAAAAGTTCAACAGTATAACTTGTATGTTAGTATATGCAATTATTACAGCCAAATGTAGAGGGAAGAAAATTGTAGTGTTGAGATTGAAGTCGAAATACAACGAGATGAAAGTATATTACAAGACTACATTAATTTTATGACTTGTTTTAGGTTACATCATGTACGCAAAGACAGCAAAATACACCCAGGACCCCTTTGCGTCGTACTATTTCATTTAATTCCGTTTTTTGACCAAAGATTTAAATGTTTTGCGGCATTCCACTCACCTGATCCATCACAAAACAGCCATGCGATATTTCTGGCCATGTGACAATAATTATCCAATTACAATGCTCCAACCAATCTGCCTCGTTTGtccttaatataaataaatagcattTTGCCTTTGTGATTGACAAGTAGTATATACATGTTTACTGTGTGTACAAGTAGGTAGTATTGGAAATAtaaactaatactactactagtttGTTGCATCTAGTTGTTGTTCTTTATTTGGACACAAGGAGACGCTAGAATAGTGATAGAACAACATCGCCGTTGCACAAAGGGGAAAACCAGTACAAATACCAAGCACACCCTTTTGACCTCATCAAAGACACATGCATGTTGCAAAAACACGAGAAAAGCAGGGGAAATGTAGCAGGTATCAAAGTTTAATCAAAGCGACAAGTTTAAACGCCAAAACTTGACAAAGCAGCATTTGCATAAATACGGTGGGCAAGGGCTACCATGTCATACATTTTTAGAGTCCCTGcacattgctttaaaaaaaatctttttgtctCGCTTCCCTCAAAGTCCTCTGAGTTTTTGGGTTCTGAGAAATAAAAAGACAGGTACCGGGACCTATTCCATCTCCTATTGTGAAGGGATGCTTCGTCTCATTTTGGCAGTGCTCATTGGCCATTACAGTTTTCCTGCGGTGTGGATAAAGAAAAGGTCAAATAGGCATTAAACAATAAATGCACAGCAgtagaaaaaacatttatataagTTAAATATATAACATTTATGGCATGAgacgtttttatttcatttttcattttgtttcaattcattttaactaggAGGCCCTGCAACCATTCGAATGAGTTcttccacttgaaatggattggacgtatattGCAGTGAATGGCTTTAGCTAATGATAACTTTTGAAATGTTGTCCATTGTATTGAGCACTGTCCCCCAAAAAGTTAATTCAGGATTTGATTAGAAAATCTAGTAACAAATGATGCTGTTAAGGGGCAGGTTAAGCGTCAGGTTAGAAAATGACACTTTCACCTACCCAAGACTTTTCCCATCTTTTAAGCAGCTGTTCATGTTGGGTGAGCGCACTCCTCCATTGGTTCAAATCCCTGGACGGAATGCCCCCCTCATCTGTCGAACAGCCAACAATCACACCAGCCGTGACACATAAGAATCAGAAACCCTCTCATGGGCCCTCTTGGGCTAAAAGGTACCTCCGACAGCAAGGCGGAGGTCCACGTGCGACGCGTCGCTCGCCGTGCCGGCCCGGACCACGCAGCCAAAACGGGCGTCCCGGTGCAGCGGACCGGCCCGCATCTGGCTGCTCACTAGTACCGTTTTCCCAGCAAGCACGAGGCGGTTTTCTGTTACGGGCATATCCGTGGCGCGCCCGTCTATAAGCCAGTCAATGTGCATGTCGCTAGGACCTAAGGGACACAAGGGGACTTTTCATGTGGACCGCTGACTTGTGTAAGCCCACCTAAAATATGTTAAGGAAATGCTTATTTTGTGGGTTTGGGGGCCTCAGTCATATTTTCCGCACCGGGCTCAGATCAGATTTGTTCCGCCACTGACTGATACCTTTCTAAGTGGTAGCATTGCAAATAAAGTGAAATAAAGACTTTTATTTGCTCTCAAGAAAATTACCCGAAAAAGTCATTGACCcacattttgggggaattgGACTTGAGGTTTCACTAAATTCTGTACATCATTGCCATTTACAGCTTGTAATAAAGAAATATTGTAATAGCCTCCAAATTCTCTTCATCCTGAAATCTGTGTTGTTACTttacacaaagagacaaaatgCAAGCAAGCCATTTCTATAAACATTTGACACCATTTATTTCATCCCCCCTACCTACCCAATGACCCgttatttacatgttttttttctcgtatatacacacaaatataatcACAAGCAGGCACAAAAATGGCCCAGTTGACATGGCGTAATGCATGACAGTGAGCCTAccgtggatttaaaaaaaataaaaataaaaaacacacacacacctcaccACATCATTGACATTCTAAGTCATAATGTCAGCTTTTTCTTCCAATGCCGCCATATTCAAAGTTAGATGGCTCAAACCAGGCCACAATGTTAGTCAGGCCATGCAGGGGAAAGTCCAGTCAAAATGAGCAGGGTTAATGGTTTTTAGGGTGGGAGGCCGTCACTCACCCAGGGCCAGGCAGAAGAGCAGGAAGGCTTCGTGGGCATGAAGCCCCCAAGCCTGGTCCTTGAGAAGGGGGGGCAACAGCCTCACTTCTGCCTCGCCAGCCTCACCGCAAGGTTTGGTGGAGCAAGAGGAGGAAGTGAAAGTAGAGGAAGGGAATACAGATGAAGATGCTGTGAAGGAAGGAGGGGAATCGTGGTGggaaaaagggaggaaaaatgaGAATTGAGGAATGTGTGAAAGAAGATATATGCAAGAGACAAGATGGGGGGAAAGCAATAAATAAGACAACTACTGAGATAATAATTCACCTTAAAACGCAATTTCCGCTTTATTTCTGAGAACAGGATGGTAAACCTATTCCAAAAGAATATCTATATTTTACTGATCTGTCACCATTCTCGTCACGTGACAATATTGttggaaaagaaataaaaggagGTAATAAGTGGCTTGGAAAAAAATTCACTTTGTGTATAGTATAGTTATACACAATAGAGGTGTTGCTGTCTTAAGTTAGCATTAAATTTTTATGCTCCATCGCCATGTTTTAGAAAATCTTAAATAACCTTTTACTTTCTATGCCTTGGcacatttgtatttaaaaaatattttaaggcaAATTTTAAAAGCAGACTGGACTGGACCTGGACTAGGCAAGGGGAGACATTTCTTTTCATTCTGCTCCATGAACAAACTCTCACCTTAGAAACTTTCACTTTAAGTTGaaatctttcactgccattgaaggcaatgGAGATCAATTGAGCAAATGGGAATGttgtgaagggaaaatctgacagaaaatgattgcaatttttcTCTCAACATATCATAATTGTTTGCTTGATTTGGCCAGTAGATTTTAAATTGTCCAACTCGCTCCGTATTCTGCACTCCCAGAGTAGGTAGGCTATGACATGCAAAGGAAAAATCTTCCCTGAGAATTCTTGCGATTCATCTGCCCAGATGCAGGAAAAAAAGCGAAAGAAAACTGAGATCTTTTCGGAAAACATCTATATAACTTACCAATTTGGTAAACAATGTTTCCAATTTGGAATTCACGAAAAAACCTAAAGCGGGGTATATACACAACTTTGGCTACACTGCAATGAATCAGCAAGATTAATTAAGGCAATGTTAGCCAAATATGAAGTTCTTGGTGGACACAGattgtataaaaaaagttttgatcAAGTGAGGAAACGGCAACGTCCTTGCATTTGAGCGAAGGGACCAAACGTGTAATTtgcaatatttcaaaaatactcCAGCCTAAATTTCTGGTACTTTTCCCACCATTTTCAATCTGAGTGTATACCCCGCTGAAGAGGGCGCAACGGAACATACAAAAAGAAACACAACGTAATGTTAGCAATAAGGCTCGTCGGCGTCAGCGAATTGAATGGACTGGGAGTCGCAGTCTACGTCGAAGGGCTTCTGCGCAGACGGACTTTCGTCACCGAAACCGTGAGATGGCACGCGCCCGTTGCCGCACTCGGGCTCCGTCTCGTAGCCGGTATCACGCAGAGCGCGTGGGTTCTGGCCATTGTTCTGCGGGGGCCACGCCTTTGCGGCGATTTTATCCGGTGCGGCCGAGGGGTCCGTGAGGCCCGCTTCGCAGGCGCTGTACTCGGGCCGGGCGGCCTCGCTTTTCTTGTGCGTTCCCAACAAGGCGGCCCGCAAGCGTAAGCACGGAGGAGGGAGGTATTGCATGTAGCAATTGTACGCCACGGCGGccaaaaagaggaagaagaagagcaagaagaggaagaggagggccGTGCCGTTGGTGCGCTGTAAATACTCCGCTTCCGTGGGGACGCGCAGCTCAGGGGGGGGATCGGTGCTGCTACTCGGCGTTAGTGACGAGCGGGGCGGGGATGTGAGCTGCACGCCGGTGGTGAAATTTTGCGGGGCGCGGGCTGATGTTAGCACGCCGTCCGCGACGACTTTACCTTCCACGCCGTGCGTGATCTCTCGGTTCTGGAAAGTGGTGGAAGAGTGCGGGACGTCCAGAGTCAAGACGTATCCCGCCAAGAGGCGGGTGAAGTTCTTCCCTACGGCCCTGGCGAACTCCACCGACCAGCACTCGTAGTGGCCCTGGTCTTCGGCGGCCACGCTGTAGATGAGCAAGCCGTTCTCTCGGATGAAGTGGAAGCGTGAGGCCTCGGTGAGGAGGGAGCCGTTAAATCTCCACGTCAAGTGGGCCGCGTTTGAGTGAAGCGGGCACGGCAGCTCAGCGGAGCTTCCGGGCTTCACGGAAACATGCCGGTAGTCCTTCAAGGGTAAAACTGGAGCTGTGGGTGGGGTCAAATAGAAAGTGATTAGTACTTTATCACAACATAGTTGTCTTTTAGGGAACATTACCTTTGGGGCATTTGTCTGCATCACCACTAAGGTTCTGAATAAGCCTCCTGGAAGAGAAAAATCAAAtgctgaatggaaaaaaaatgtaagtgacagTGATTCTTATCCTGGGTGTGTCTTTATGTTGAGTCACCTGAGCTGCTGACTGGGTATATCAGCGATTTTGACGCAGTGAGATGTATGAGGGTCCCAGGCACAGTATGGGTCTCGGGCCAGTATGCAGTCATCACAAGACTGGTATCGGTTACAGAAGGCGGTGGGTGACTGAACCACGCCGGAGTCGGAACCAGCGTAGAGTGATCGTGTCTGTGgggagaagattttttttagatactcAAATGCAGTTCAGCAAGGATATTTGTTGGTGTTTAACAAATGGTGTAATACTGACATGGGAGGACAATAGCAAGTTTTTGATTGGCTCAGAGTTCTTCAGCATCTGGATTTCCTCCACCATGTGAACCTCACTTCCAAGGACCACTGACTTGTGTAGGACCCCCTTATCTAAAATAGAGTTGTTGTTGAAATCTATTCTTTTGCTTGTGTGGATGAATACAATTTAAATGCATTAGATTTTGAGTATGTTGTTTGGGTTTTGTACCTGTTCCAGTAAATATGACATCGTAGACACTCTCGTCGAGGGCGCGGACGCGCTCCACGACGACTTGCGTGTAGTTGACATCCTTGGTAATGAGACGGGGTCTGTTGCCGATGGGAAGTACGGGGTCTTCTAAAAGTGGATGGTCTTTGACAAATTGCAGGGTTTTGTCAGGGAGGTGCAGCGAGCTGTTGATGTTCTGCTGCCGCATTTGACCATTAATGCACTGCCGGAAAACACAGTGATTTTTAAAATCGGCAGGATATACGATGTAAAATCATGCTGTGTAATTAAAACAACTAGGAGatattttaaattgtgtctATGATGTGTGAACTTACTGCTCCCGGGCGTGGTGAGGGCATAATGCCATTATAGCGGACCCACTTGGTGTGAGACTGCTCCACAGTGGCTTTCTGCATGTACTTGCCCTTGGAGAAGACCTCATCCACAGCAGACATGTTGTAGGCACACACCGCCGAAAGGCCAACATTTCCCCTTTGGAGACATGAAACAATACAGTTTTAACAAGTACCGAATAGTCAGAGGCATCGTGTGAAACTCAAGCCTTATaatttgcaacaacaacaaagatcTGAACCAATATAACAGACCATTGGGAGGTGAAGACCCCATAGATGACTGTGTCCGCCAAGCGGGCGCCTTTCAGGATGAAGACATCGTGCACCACATTGAAGACAAAGTTGAGTTCTGGCATGGAGCAGACCAGCTTCGCTTTCAGA from the Stigmatopora argus isolate UIUO_Sarg chromosome 16, RoL_Sarg_1.0, whole genome shotgun sequence genome contains:
- the sema4d gene encoding semaphorin-4D isoform X3, which produces MNPYTLTEGNTTIPKLAESNMGFGVLGVFLGLLLEVSTHGPHAVPRTSWKDKNPELMKFSEPGIFNYSTLLLSEDRDALYVGAREAIFELSKRNVTVRNKKVLWQVGETPIAMCTLKGKSKETDCLNYIRVLQVVDDQRLYVCGTHAFQPKCDYLTVANFSLEGRAEDGRGKCSFDPSQSFTTVMVDGELYSGTAYNFLGSEPIISRYSPLSYLLRTEYSTSWLNEPSFVFADVIREEENPADGEDDKIYYFFTEVSVEYEFFGNLLIPRVARVCKGDQGGQRTLQKKWTSFLKAKLVCSMPELNFVFNVVHDVFILKGARLADTVIYGVFTSQWGNVGLSAVCAYNMSAVDEVFSKGKYMQKATVEQSHTKWVRYNGIMPSPRPGACINGQMRQQNINSSLHLPDKTLQFVKDHPLLEDPVLPIGNRPRLITKDVNYTQVVVERVRALDESVYDVIFTGTDKGVLHKSVVLGSEVHMVEEIQMLKNSEPIKNLLLSSHTRSLYAGSDSGVVQSPTAFCNRYQSCDDCILARDPYCAWDPHTSHCVKIADIPSQQLRRLIQNLSGDADKCPKAPVLPLKDYRHVSVKPGSSAELPCPLHSNAAHLTWRFNGSLLTEASRFHFIRENGLLIYSVAAEDQGHYECWSVEFARAVGKNFTRLLAGYVLTLDVPHSSTTFQNREITHGVEGPSDMHIDWLIDGRATDMPVTENRLVLAGKTVLVSSQMRAGPLHRDARFGCVVRAGTASDASHVDLRLAVGDEGGIPSRDLNQWRSALTQHEQLLKRWEKSWENCNGQ
- the sema4d gene encoding semaphorin-4D isoform X1, translated to MNPYTLTEGNTTIPKLAESNMGFGVLGVFLGLLLEVSTHGPHAVPRTSWKDKNPELMKFSEPGIFNYSTLLLSEDRDALYVGAREAIFELSKRNVTVRNKKVLWQVGETPIAMCTLKGKSKETDCLNYIRVLQVVDDQRLYVCGTHAFQPKCDYLTVANFSLEGRAEDGRGKCSFDPSQSFTTVMVDGELYSGTAYNFLGSEPIISRYSPLSYLLRTEYSTSWLNEPSFVFADVIREEENPADGEDDKIYYFFTEVSVEYEFFGNLLIPRVARVCKGDQGGQRTLQKKWTSFLKAKLVCSMPELNFVFNVVHDVFILKGARLADTVIYGVFTSQWGNVGLSAVCAYNMSAVDEVFSKGKYMQKATVEQSHTKWVRYNGIMPSPRPGACINGQMRQQNINSSLHLPDKTLQFVKDHPLLEDPVLPIGNRPRLITKDVNYTQVVVERVRALDESVYDVIFTGTDKGVLHKSVVLGSEVHMVEEIQMLKNSEPIKNLLLSSHTRSLYAGSDSGVVQSPTAFCNRYQSCDDCILARDPYCAWDPHTSHCVKIADIPSQQLRRLIQNLSGDADKCPKAPVLPLKDYRHVSVKPGSSAELPCPLHSNAAHLTWRFNGSLLTEASRFHFIRENGLLIYSVAAEDQGHYECWSVEFARAVGKNFTRLLAGYVLTLDVPHSSTTFQNREITHGVEGKVVADGVLTSARAPQNFTTGVQLTSPPRSSLTPSSSTDPPPELRVPTEAEYLQRTNGTALLFLFLLFFFLFLAAVAYNCYMQYLPPPCLRLRAALLGTHKKSEAARPEYSACEAGLTDPSAAPDKIAAKAWPPQNNGQNPRALRDTGYETEPECGNGRVPSHGFGDESPSAQKPFDVDCDSQSIQFADADEPYC